A portion of the Campylobacter showae CSUNSWCD genome contains these proteins:
- a CDS encoding helix-turn-helix domain-containing protein: MGENLAFFGADEIRNFYLQISTNVRKLRENKGISQLDMALSMDIKSVAFYSNCESCRYDKHFNLEHIYKISKILDVEVGEIFKF; the protein is encoded by the coding sequence ATGGGCGAAAATTTAGCTTTTTTTGGTGCCGATGAGATACGAAATTTTTATCTGCAAATTTCTACAAATGTCCGCAAGCTGCGTGAAAATAAAGGTATTAGTCAGCTCGATATGGCGCTAAGTATGGATATAAAATCGGTCGCATTTTACTCAAACTGCGAGAGTTGCCGATACGATAAGCATTTTAACCTTGAGCACATTTATAAAATTTCAAAGATTTTAGATGTAGAGGTCGGAGAGATTTTTAAATTTTAG
- a CDS encoding signal peptidase II — translation MAKILGVFFAAFFVIFALDQAVKQIFLGGFSWQGEYFSLVLAYNRGVAFSMFAFLGEWLKFIQLALIAGVCGYLLWRLKRKFDARAAAQTEPNSSSNSDSNFSSSNGKNIEKKEILEEHALEAGIILGAGSSNLLDRFVHGGVVDYVYWHKWFEFAIFNLADVMIDVGVVLILWQSFAAGRKGAKNGR, via the coding sequence ATGGCTAAAATTTTAGGCGTTTTTTTTGCAGCCTTTTTCGTCATTTTTGCTCTCGATCAGGCGGTCAAGCAGATATTTTTGGGCGGATTTTCGTGGCAGGGCGAGTACTTTTCGCTAGTGCTTGCATACAACCGAGGCGTGGCATTTTCGATGTTTGCGTTTCTTGGCGAATGGCTCAAATTTATCCAGCTAGCGCTGATTGCGGGCGTTTGCGGCTATCTGCTTTGGCGGTTAAAGCGTAAATTTGACGCGCGAGCTGCGGCTCAAACGGAGCCGAATTCGAGCTCAAATTCGGACTCAAATTTTAGCTCAAGCAACGGTAAAAATATCGAAAAAAAAGAAATTTTAGAGGAGCACGCGCTAGAGGCTGGTATAATCCTGGGCGCTGGTAGCTCAAATTTACTCGATCGCTTCGTTCACGGCGGCGTCGTAGACTACGTTTATTGGCACAAGTGGTTTGAGTTTGCGATATTTAATCTCGCCGACGTTATGATCGACGTCGGAGTCGTACTCATACTCTGGCAAAGCTTCGCCGCTGGGCGAAAAGGTGCTAAAAATGGGCGATAA
- a CDS encoding sel1 repeat family protein, which yields MRKIWILAAAVVLSNAAIDEAGLNACINKGDAASCEKTLAELEKSCSGGDALACYFSAEFFAKGLTGYKDGAKAFAIYKDACAAGSAESCYEESVFYLKGDVAQQSFELSGERLKKACDLGSKRACNILELAK from the coding sequence ATGAGAAAAATTTGGATACTAGCCGCTGCAGTTGTGCTCTCAAATGCCGCGATAGACGAAGCTGGGCTAAATGCCTGCATCAACAAAGGCGACGCCGCAAGCTGCGAAAAAACGCTCGCCGAGCTAGAAAAAAGCTGCTCGGGCGGCGACGCTCTGGCTTGCTACTTTTCCGCGGAGTTTTTCGCCAAAGGGCTAACTGGCTACAAGGATGGCGCGAAGGCCTTTGCGATCTACAAAGACGCCTGCGCCGCAGGGAGCGCGGAGAGCTGCTATGAGGAGTCGGTGTTTTATCTAAAGGGCGACGTCGCGCAGCAAAGCTTTGAGCTATCGGGCGAGCGACTCAAAAAGGCCTGCGATCTGGGCTCCAAACGAGCGTGCAATATACTTGAACTGGCGAAGTGA
- the rpsT gene encoding 30S ribosomal protein S20, protein MANHKSSEKRARQTIKRTERNRFYRTRLKNITKAVRVAVEAGDKEAALNAFKVANKDFHSFVSKGFLKKQTASRRVGRLAKLVNKLSA, encoded by the coding sequence ATGGCAAACCATAAATCTTCTGAAAAAAGAGCCAGACAGACTATCAAAAGGACTGAAAGAAACAGATTTTACCGCACTAGGCTTAAAAATATCACTAAAGCCGTGCGCGTAGCCGTTGAGGCAGGCGATAAAGAAGCCGCGCTAAACGCGTTTAAAGTGGCAAATAAAGATTTCCACAGCTTCGTTAGCAAAGGCTTTTTGAAAAAACAAACAGCTTCTCGCCGCGTAGGACGCCTCGCAAAACTCGTAAACAAACTATCTGCTTAA
- a CDS encoding TerD family protein gives MAINLVKGQKISLAKDGGGHLHSFCVGANWGAITEKGFFRDKIKPVDLDLSAAMFDSNKQFCDVVYFGKKSAPGVFHSGDDLVGDVGGDDGLDNEIISVDLSRLSPNVEQIFFVLNSYNQIDFDKIPFASIRLYEGTPTRVNKVFASYNIVRDSAFAYKVAMILGKLYKRNGEWKFSAIGEPTSDRKLDELILNSVVKYL, from the coding sequence ATGGCGATAAATTTGGTCAAAGGACAAAAAATATCGCTCGCCAAAGATGGCGGCGGGCATCTGCACAGCTTTTGCGTAGGAGCAAACTGGGGCGCCATAACCGAAAAAGGCTTTTTTAGAGATAAGATAAAGCCTGTGGATTTGGATCTAAGCGCTGCGATGTTTGACTCAAACAAGCAGTTTTGCGACGTAGTATATTTTGGCAAAAAATCGGCTCCTGGGGTATTTCACAGCGGCGATGACTTGGTCGGAGACGTAGGGGGCGACGACGGGCTGGATAACGAAATAATCAGCGTCGATCTTAGCCGATTAAGCCCAAACGTAGAGCAGATATTTTTCGTGCTAAATTCCTACAATCAAATAGATTTTGATAAAATTCCGTTTGCTAGCATTAGACTTTACGAAGGCACGCCCACGCGCGTAAATAAAGTATTCGCATCATATAATATCGTACGAGATAGCGCGTTTGCTTACAAAGTAGCGATGATTTTGGGCAAGCTGTATAAGCGAAACGGCGAGTGGAAATTTTCGGCTATCGGTGAACCTACGAGCGATAGGAAGCTTGATGAGCTGATTTTAAATTCCGTAGTGAAGTACTTATGA
- a CDS encoding MarR family transcriptional regulator — protein sequence MTELEREIFGQILGEKKMEIILFLAKNADENGFITVKISEICERTDASKPTVTQTIKLLENRKIFERVKNGIYRFKNLKELEKK from the coding sequence ATGACGGAGCTAGAGAGGGAGATTTTCGGTCAAATTTTGGGCGAGAAAAAGATGGAAATCATCTTATTTTTGGCCAAAAATGCGGACGAAAACGGCTTCATAACCGTTAAAATTTCAGAGATCTGCGAGCGGACGGACGCTAGCAAGCCCACCGTCACGCAGACCATCAAGCTGCTTGAAAATCGCAAAATTTTCGAGCGTGTAAAAAACGGGATATATAGATTTAAAAATTTAAAGGAACTAGAGAAAAAATGA
- the hemJ gene encoding protoporphyrinogen oxidase HemJ, translated as MAEYYNLIKYFHYLCFISWMAFLFYQPRLYVYHAENMDKPDFVRVVEVQEYKMYHYIGWVALIGTFLTGILIIVAMPELLRSGYVHVKLTVVVILAAFHLDLGRYMVQLREKRCNKSGMFFRAYNEVPTIAMVIIIWMMVYKPF; from the coding sequence ATGGCAGAATATTACAACCTCATCAAGTACTTCCACTACTTGTGTTTCATCTCGTGGATGGCGTTTTTGTTCTATCAGCCGCGCCTCTACGTCTATCACGCGGAAAATATGGACAAACCCGACTTCGTGCGCGTCGTCGAGGTGCAAGAGTACAAGATGTACCACTATATCGGCTGGGTCGCGCTGATCGGCACGTTTTTGACGGGCATTTTGATCATCGTCGCGATGCCTGAGCTTTTGCGTAGCGGCTACGTGCACGTCAAGCTCACAGTCGTCGTTATCCTCGCGGCGTTTCATCTGGATCTTGGCCGCTATATGGTGCAGCTACGCGAGAAACGCTGTAACAAGAGCGGTATGTTCTTTCGCGCTTACAACGAAGTGCCGACCATCGCGATGGTCATCATCATCTGGATGATGGTGTATAAGCCGTTTTAA
- a CDS encoding NINE protein, producing the protein MGDNVYIAYALWLLTGWFGGHRFYLGKFVSGFAMMTLFFIGYSLAWAMVGYVFWALWGMWWLFDLRLTGAAVEKNQKKEALKDKLRAQDLEERLRRLYELYESGAISKEEFEARKEILLG; encoded by the coding sequence ATGGGCGATAACGTTTATATAGCCTACGCGCTTTGGTTGCTTACGGGCTGGTTTGGCGGGCACAGATTTTATCTGGGTAAATTCGTGAGCGGTTTTGCGATGATGACGCTGTTTTTCATCGGATATAGCTTAGCTTGGGCGATGGTGGGTTATGTATTTTGGGCGCTTTGGGGCATGTGGTGGCTCTTTGATCTGCGCTTAACCGGCGCGGCCGTCGAGAAAAATCAGAAAAAAGAAGCGCTAAAAGACAAACTGCGCGCGCAAGACCTCGAAGAGCGGCTAAGACGCCTCTATGAGCTTTATGAGAGTGGTGCGATAAGTAAAGAGGAATTTGAAGCGAGGAAGGAAATTTTGCTAGGGTGA
- a CDS encoding TerD family protein, which translates to MAVNLSKGGRVSLSKEAPGLSKILVGLGWDTNTSDTGAEFDLDASAFLVGASGKVENEKNFVFYNNLTSADGSVVHTGDNRTGEGDGDDESIKIDLAKISPKVKEIDIVVTIHEAAARRQNFGMVRNSFMRIVDERSGKEIARYDLEEDFSTETAVSFGKIYFKDNEWRFAANGSGFKDGLAGFCRQFGLDV; encoded by the coding sequence ATGGCGGTAAATTTATCAAAGGGCGGTAGAGTTAGTTTAAGTAAAGAAGCTCCAGGGCTCAGCAAAATTTTAGTAGGACTTGGCTGGGATACGAATACTAGCGATACGGGAGCGGAATTTGACCTAGATGCGAGCGCGTTTTTAGTAGGAGCTTCGGGCAAAGTAGAAAACGAGAAAAATTTCGTCTTTTACAACAACCTAACTAGCGCGGACGGCTCGGTAGTTCACACCGGCGATAACCGCACTGGAGAGGGCGACGGCGATGATGAATCCATAAAAATCGACCTAGCTAAAATTTCGCCAAAAGTCAAAGAGATCGACATAGTCGTCACCATCCACGAAGCAGCCGCAAGAAGGCAAAATTTCGGTATGGTAAGAAACTCGTTTATGCGAATCGTCGATGAAAGAAGCGGCAAAGAGATAGCCAGATACGATTTAGAAGAGGATTTTTCTACCGAAACCGCAGTATCGTTCGGTAAAATTTACTTTAAAGATAACGAGTGGCGCTTTGCAGCTAACGGAAGCGGCTTTAAAGACGGACTGGCTGGATTTTGTAGGCAGTTTGGACTAGACGTTTAG
- the glmM gene encoding phosphoglucosamine mutase codes for MKLFGTDGVRGKAGEKLSAVTSMRLAMAAGIYFRQFASHTNTILLGKDTRKSGYMIETAIVAGLTAVGYNVRQIGPMPTPAIAFLTEDMRCDAGIMISASHNPYYDNGIKFFDSEGNKLSEEAEAQIEKIYFDDALIERSQKQMLEIGAAKRIDDVIGRYIVQIKNSFPKNLSLHGLRVVLDVANGAAYKVAPTIFSELGAETIVINDEPNGSNINLNCGALYPQNLASEVVRLRADLGFALDGDADRLVVVDDRGEVANGDSLLGVMAAFLQENKALKGGAVVATVMSNAALEDYLKSHKIKLLRANVGDKYVLEKMKENGTNFGGEQSGHIIFSDYAKTGDGLVAALQFAALVLKKGKKASEILSEIKPYPQILLNLKITEKKPLESIAGLKELEASLSKEGIRSLFRYSGTENLIRLLLEGKCADALKIRMDEVEKFFLKALNG; via the coding sequence ATGAAACTATTCGGTACCGACGGCGTCCGCGGCAAAGCCGGCGAAAAACTCTCAGCCGTCACATCCATGCGCCTTGCTATGGCTGCAGGGATATATTTTAGGCAGTTTGCGTCGCATACAAACACCATTTTGCTAGGCAAAGACACGCGCAAAAGCGGCTACATGATCGAAACCGCCATCGTCGCGGGGCTCACGGCCGTGGGCTACAACGTCCGACAGATCGGTCCGATGCCTACCCCTGCGATCGCGTTTCTCACCGAGGATATGCGCTGCGACGCTGGCATCATGATCAGCGCCTCGCACAACCCGTACTACGATAACGGTATCAAATTTTTCGACAGCGAAGGTAATAAACTAAGCGAAGAGGCCGAAGCGCAAATAGAAAAGATTTACTTCGACGACGCGCTTATCGAGAGATCGCAAAAACAGATGCTAGAAATCGGCGCTGCAAAGCGTATCGACGACGTTATCGGCCGCTATATCGTGCAGATCAAAAACTCATTTCCTAAAAACCTCAGCCTACACGGACTGCGCGTGGTTCTAGACGTCGCAAACGGCGCTGCGTACAAGGTCGCTCCGACTATATTTAGCGAGCTAGGAGCTGAAACCATCGTCATAAACGACGAACCAAACGGTAGCAACATAAACCTAAACTGCGGCGCGCTCTATCCGCAAAATTTGGCCTCCGAGGTCGTACGATTACGGGCCGATTTGGGCTTTGCGCTTGACGGCGACGCCGACAGACTCGTGGTTGTCGATGACCGTGGCGAGGTGGCAAACGGCGATAGTTTGCTAGGCGTCATGGCGGCATTTTTACAGGAGAACAAAGCCCTAAAAGGCGGTGCAGTCGTGGCTACAGTGATGAGCAACGCGGCGCTCGAAGACTATCTAAAATCCCACAAAATCAAGCTCCTGCGCGCAAACGTCGGCGACAAATATGTGCTTGAAAAGATGAAAGAAAACGGTACGAATTTCGGCGGCGAACAGAGCGGCCACATCATATTTAGCGACTACGCAAAGACCGGCGACGGGCTCGTGGCGGCGCTGCAGTTTGCGGCGCTGGTGCTAAAAAAAGGCAAAAAGGCGAGCGAAATTTTAAGCGAGATAAAACCGTATCCGCAAATTTTGCTAAATTTAAAGATAACCGAGAAAAAGCCGCTTGAAAGCATCGCCGGACTAAAAGAGCTTGAGGCAAGCCTTTCAAAAGAGGGCATCCGCTCGCTATTTCGCTACTCTGGCACCGAAAATCTCATCAGGCTTTTACTCGAGGGCAAGTGCGCCGACGCGCTAAAAATCCGCATGGACGAGGTCGAGAAATTTTTCCTAAAAGCGTTAAATGGCTAA
- a CDS encoding DUF4197 domain-containing protein, with product MKKSLILCAVLLAVSAQANWQETLNQGAQILGAANSGDYKSAVSSALNAAVKELSNGGFLKNATAKIPLPKSLETAANLAKKVGGEKWANEMLTSINNAASAAVPGAADVFSGVIKNMSDADVKKVLEGGKDSFTRFLQQNSSEKLQAVFKPIITKMMSDNTFATAYNGLNSFVAGSALAKSDAAKQLKGIATSMGAGEYIPQENEDLNGYITRKTLDGLFNVMSEKESSLRGGAVEQGTKILQGIFK from the coding sequence ATGAAGAAAAGTTTGATCTTATGCGCGGTTTTGCTCGCCGTTTCGGCTCAGGCTAATTGGCAAGAGACGCTAAATCAAGGCGCGCAGATACTGGGCGCGGCAAACTCGGGCGACTACAAAAGCGCAGTCAGCTCGGCTCTAAATGCGGCCGTTAAGGAGCTATCAAACGGAGGATTTTTAAAAAACGCTACGGCTAAAATCCCGCTGCCAAAGAGCCTAGAAACGGCGGCAAATTTGGCTAAAAAAGTGGGTGGCGAAAAGTGGGCTAACGAGATGTTAACCTCGATAAATAACGCAGCAAGCGCGGCCGTGCCGGGGGCTGCGGACGTATTTTCGGGCGTGATAAAAAATATGAGCGACGCGGACGTGAAAAAGGTGCTAGAAGGCGGCAAGGACAGCTTTACGAGGTTTTTGCAACAAAATTCGAGCGAGAAACTGCAAGCCGTGTTTAAGCCGATCATCACCAAAATGATGAGCGACAATACCTTTGCCACGGCGTACAACGGGCTAAATTCGTTCGTCGCGGGTAGTGCGCTGGCAAAATCAGACGCCGCAAAGCAGCTAAAAGGCATCGCAACTAGCATGGGCGCTGGCGAATACATACCGCAAGAAAACGAGGATCTAAACGGCTATATCACGCGCAAGACGCTAGACGGGCTCTTTAACGTGATGAGCGAAAAGGAAAGCTCGCTACGAGGCGGCGCTGTGGAGCAGGGCACGAAAATCCTGCAGGGAATTTTCAAGTAA
- the prfA gene encoding peptide chain release factor 1 — protein MLADKLQPFLDRYDELSRLLSDPSITNDIANMTKLSKEQSNLEDIASAAKSYLQTLADIEENKALLDDAELGELAKDELKNLEAQKENLEEEIKILLLPKDPNDDKNVFLEIRAGTGGDEAALFAGDLFNAYARYAELRGYKFEIVSQSEGNTGGFKEIILLIKGKGAYSRLKFEGGTHRVQRVPETESQGRVHTSAVTVAIMPEVEDSEIEINPNDLRIDVMRSSGHGGQSVNTTDSAVRITHIPTGIVVTNQDGKSQHKNKEAAMKVLKARLYEIQEEERLAKETSERKSQVGTGDRSGRIRTYNFPQNRISDHRINLTLYRLDAIMAAGLFDEIIEPLIAHYQAEAISDADL, from the coding sequence ATGTTAGCCGACAAACTGCAGCCTTTTTTGGATCGCTACGACGAGCTCTCTCGTCTGCTTAGCGATCCGTCCATCACAAACGATATCGCAAATATGACCAAGCTCTCCAAAGAGCAATCAAATTTAGAAGATATCGCCTCGGCTGCAAAGTCCTATCTGCAAACTCTCGCGGATATCGAGGAGAACAAGGCTCTGCTAGATGACGCCGAGCTTGGCGAACTAGCCAAAGATGAGCTAAAAAATCTCGAAGCCCAAAAGGAAAATCTCGAAGAAGAGATTAAAATTTTACTCCTTCCAAAAGATCCGAACGACGATAAAAACGTGTTTTTAGAGATCCGCGCGGGTACGGGCGGAGACGAAGCGGCGCTTTTTGCGGGCGATTTGTTTAACGCTTATGCGAGATATGCCGAGCTTCGCGGTTATAAATTTGAGATCGTAAGCCAAAGCGAGGGCAACACCGGCGGCTTTAAAGAGATTATTTTGCTGATAAAGGGCAAGGGGGCGTACTCGAGGCTCAAATTTGAGGGCGGCACTCACCGCGTCCAGCGCGTGCCGGAGACCGAAAGTCAGGGCCGCGTGCACACATCTGCAGTCACGGTCGCTATCATGCCAGAAGTCGAAGATAGCGAGATCGAGATAAATCCAAATGACCTTCGCATTGACGTTATGCGTAGCTCAGGTCACGGCGGACAGTCGGTAAACACGACCGACTCGGCGGTACGCATCACTCACATCCCGACCGGCATCGTCGTCACAAACCAAGACGGCAAAAGCCAGCACAAAAACAAAGAAGCCGCGATGAAGGTGCTAAAAGCGCGCCTTTATGAGATACAAGAAGAAGAGCGCCTAGCCAAAGAAACCAGCGAACGCAAAAGCCAAGTCGGTACGGGCGACCGCTCGGGCCGTATTCGCACCTACAACTTCCCGCAAAATCGCATCAGCGACCACCGCATAAATTTGACGCTTTACCGCCTCGATGCGATAATGGCGGCGGGACTTTTCGACGAGATTATCGAGCCGCTGATTGCGCATTATCAGGCCGAAGCGATCTCGGACGCCGATCTGTAA
- a CDS encoding exodeoxyribonuclease III, whose product MKLISWNVNGLRAVAAKDGFAWLEQHRPDFLGLQEIKVRESDVPAEIYKLGFNEISVNSAARAGYSGVMSLAKFSSVTQKAAFFDDDEGRVLEHRFGNVVLFNIYFPNGQKDDARLAYKMDFYAKFLAYIQELVKQGKDVIFCGDVNTAHREIDLKNPKANAKTSGFLPIERAWLDEVVARGFIDTFRQVRGDEADAYSWWSYRFNARAKNVGWRIDYFFISSSLKNRLKDAFILSDIMGSDHCPVGIEIDLDGLI is encoded by the coding sequence TTGAAACTAATCAGCTGGAACGTAAACGGACTGCGCGCGGTCGCCGCTAAAGACGGATTTGCTTGGCTAGAGCAGCATAGACCCGATTTTTTGGGCCTTCAGGAGATCAAGGTGCGCGAGAGCGACGTGCCTGCCGAGATTTACAAGCTCGGATTTAACGAGATCAGCGTAAATTCGGCAGCAAGAGCCGGGTATTCTGGCGTGATGAGCCTGGCTAAATTTAGCTCCGTTACGCAAAAGGCGGCGTTTTTTGACGACGACGAGGGACGGGTTTTGGAGCATAGATTCGGCAACGTCGTACTTTTTAACATCTACTTTCCAAACGGCCAAAAAGACGACGCGCGTCTAGCCTACAAGATGGATTTTTACGCTAAATTTTTAGCCTACATCCAGGAGCTCGTAAAACAGGGAAAAGACGTGATATTTTGCGGCGACGTAAACACCGCGCACCGCGAGATCGACCTTAAAAATCCAAAGGCAAATGCCAAAACCTCGGGCTTTTTGCCTATCGAGCGCGCGTGGTTGGATGAGGTCGTCGCACGCGGCTTTATCGACACCTTTCGGCAGGTGCGCGGTGACGAGGCGGACGCGTATTCGTGGTGGAGCTACCGCTTTAACGCCCGCGCCAAAAACGTCGGCTGGAGGATTGATTATTTTTTCATTTCATCAAGCCTCAAAAACCGCCTAAAAGACGCGTTTATCCTGAGCGATATCATGGGCTCTGATCACTGCCCCGTCGGCATTGAGATTGATTTGGACGGGCTTATTTAA
- a CDS encoding manganese efflux pump MntP family protein has translation MELLLLSIALAMDAAALSIANGAKYRNLALSKILFIAFVFGFFQAAMPLAGYFLGAAFARFIAQIDHFIAFAILGFLGAKMIREACRNEPAQAVSLDTKMLLSGGFATSIDALAVGVTLSFTAADIYFSAAVIGIVCFALSVAAFYVGKFAGEFLEQKALILGGAILIALGFKILITHLFDHGFLSQI, from the coding sequence ATGGAGCTTTTACTTCTCTCTATCGCGCTTGCTATGGACGCGGCGGCGCTTAGCATCGCAAACGGCGCAAAATACCGCAATCTCGCGCTATCAAAGATTTTATTTATCGCATTTGTTTTTGGATTTTTTCAGGCGGCGATGCCGCTTGCTGGCTATTTTTTGGGCGCAGCGTTTGCTAGATTTATCGCACAGATCGATCACTTTATCGCGTTTGCGATTTTGGGCTTTTTGGGCGCAAAGATGATCCGAGAAGCCTGTAGAAACGAGCCTGCACAGGCCGTGAGCCTTGATACGAAGATGCTGCTCTCAGGCGGATTTGCCACCAGCATCGACGCGCTAGCCGTGGGCGTTACGCTGAGCTTTACGGCCGCGGACATCTACTTTAGCGCCGCTGTTATCGGGATAGTTTGCTTCGCACTTAGCGTTGCGGCGTTTTACGTCGGCAAATTTGCGGGAGAGTTTTTGGAGCAAAAGGCGCTGATTTTAGGCGGCGCGATCCTCATCGCTCTTGGTTTTAAAATCTTAATCACGCACCTTTTTGATCACGGGTTTTTGAGTCAAATTTGA
- a CDS encoding DMT family transporter, which translates to MKNSLEFRADVGMIFVAIVFGLGYLPTSLALATNGVFGVLFWRFLLAAIIAGAIFYKKLKDVSAPDIKSGVILGLFLFAGFVSQTFAFKYADTSSVAFIIGLNVALVPFIAAGLFRHKIYSYAYVGVAFAVAGLYMIGDTKVGFGLGEILALVCACAYSFHIVLTNRLVQKCNLVNMVYFEILTLIALCFAAILVFEDAKIAPVVDKAFIIAMLVVGVLGTAFAFFAQALMQKFTMPVKTAIFFTLEPVTAGAMGYFIGAEDISAYRLCGAALILVGVLISEIGSYLRAKKENLA; encoded by the coding sequence GTGAAAAATAGTTTGGAATTTCGCGCCGACGTAGGCATGATTTTTGTTGCGATAGTCTTTGGTCTGGGCTATCTGCCTACCTCGCTAGCGCTTGCTACTAACGGCGTTTTTGGCGTTTTGTTTTGGAGATTTTTGCTAGCGGCGATCATAGCTGGGGCGATATTTTATAAAAAGCTAAAAGACGTGAGCGCGCCTGATATAAAATCTGGCGTGATCTTGGGTCTATTTTTGTTCGCGGGATTTGTCAGTCAGACTTTTGCGTTTAAATACGCCGACACCTCGTCCGTGGCCTTTATCATCGGGCTAAACGTGGCCTTGGTGCCTTTTATCGCGGCGGGGCTTTTTAGGCATAAAATTTACTCCTACGCGTATGTGGGCGTGGCGTTTGCGGTGGCGGGGCTTTATATGATAGGCGATACGAAGGTCGGCTTTGGCCTGGGCGAAATTTTGGCTCTGGTTTGTGCGTGCGCCTACTCTTTTCATATCGTGCTCACCAACCGCCTAGTGCAAAAATGCAACCTCGTAAATATGGTTTATTTTGAAATTTTGACCCTAATCGCGCTTTGTTTTGCGGCTATTTTGGTTTTTGAGGACGCTAAAATCGCTCCCGTCGTGGACAAGGCGTTTATCATAGCAATGCTAGTCGTGGGCGTGCTGGGTACGGCGTTTGCGTTTTTCGCGCAGGCCTTGATGCAAAAATTTACGATGCCCGTTAAAACGGCGATATTTTTCACTCTAGAGCCCGTAACCGCCGGAGCGATGGGGTATTTCATCGGCGCGGAGGACATCAGCGCGTATAGGCTTTGCGGTGCGGCGCTTATCTTGGTCGGAGTTTTGATCAGCGAGATAGGCAGCTACCTGCGCGCCAAAAAGGAAAATTTAGCCTAA
- a CDS encoding TerC/Alx family metal homeostasis membrane protein: MDNLEFQTMIVFIVFAVAAFAVDFFAHKKDEKISLKQAALWSIFWIAVSVAFGGYLYFARGSETMSLYFAGYILEKSLSVDNLFVMMAIFSWFKIPEIYRHRVLYFGIIGAVIFRLVFVAVGTSLLGFSPWMEFVFAAMVAYSAVMMIKKDDDEEEIEDYSNHLAYRAVYRFFPVFPRLLGHSFFVKNSEISTQISVEEKTKLQNQISKLNAKWIATPLFLCLCVIELSDVMFAFDSVPAVIAVSREPLIVYSAMIFAILGLRTLYFVLEALKDYLVYLEKAVIALLFFIAAKLALNASAHIFHHGFEISAQVSLWIILGILSIGVLASLFKTK, from the coding sequence TTGGATAATTTAGAATTTCAAACAATGATCGTTTTTATCGTATTTGCCGTGGCAGCATTTGCGGTAGATTTTTTTGCGCACAAAAAAGACGAAAAAATCTCGCTCAAACAAGCCGCACTTTGGTCTATTTTTTGGATAGCCGTTTCCGTAGCCTTTGGCGGATATTTGTATTTTGCGCGCGGAAGCGAAACGATGAGTCTATATTTTGCAGGGTATATTTTAGAAAAATCGTTATCCGTGGATAATTTATTTGTTATGATGGCAATATTTTCATGGTTCAAGATTCCTGAAATTTACCGTCATAGAGTGCTGTATTTTGGCATTATAGGCGCGGTTATATTTAGACTCGTCTTTGTAGCCGTCGGAACGAGTCTGCTCGGGTTTTCGCCGTGGATGGAGTTTGTTTTTGCTGCCATGGTAGCTTATAGCGCGGTAATGATGATAAAAAAGGACGATGATGAAGAGGAGATAGAGGACTACTCAAACCACCTGGCTTACAGGGCGGTTTATAGATTTTTCCCTGTTTTTCCGCGTCTTCTAGGGCATAGCTTTTTCGTAAAAAATAGCGAGATTTCAACTCAAATTTCAGTAGAAGAAAAGACGAAACTGCAAAATCAAATTTCCAAACTAAACGCAAAATGGATAGCTACGCCGCTATTTTTGTGTCTTTGCGTTATAGAGCTTAGCGATGTTATGTTTGCTTTTGATAGCGTTCCGGCCGTTATCGCAGTTAGCCGTGAGCCGCTTATAGTTTATTCGGCGATGATTTTTGCGATTTTGGGACTTAGGACGCTTTACTTCGTGCTAGAAGCGCTAAAAGACTATTTGGTATATTTAGAAAAAGCCGTTATAGCGCTTTTGTTTTTTATCGCAGCAAAGCTCGCCCTAAACGCTTCCGCGCATATCTTTCATCACGGATTTGAGATTTCGGCACAGGTTAGCTTGTGGATCATTTTGGGGATTTTAAGCATCGGAGTTTTGGCTAGCTTATTTAAAACAAAATAG